The genomic stretch atttaagaGCTTTCTAACTCTTTTACGAAATCCTGTTGCGTGCTGAATATCAccaaaaatgtactattttatcAAAAACATGTATAAGTCTGGTACGAGCTGCATTTGATGTTCTATAATATGGAGCAAAATTTTCCAGTTTAAGCTTCAATTGtctctttaatttaaaatcttcatcaaTTTCCCATATTTCATTTGACCAACTGTCTAGGTTTTCTGTGTATAAACTCTGTATAAATTTATTGCACAAAATATGAAATGAACTTGATTTATTAATCACAATTTTGACAACTCCAGTTTTTGGATTTAACACTTTTAGAGCTctattttgtctgaaaatgaAATTATCATTCAAAATGCGTAGTTTATCAACATACTTATCTTTAAAAACCATTactaaagttttgtaattataaacagTCATCCATCTCATACACCAGATTCCAATAAACTCACCAATGACAAAACAATTAACATCACTGATGAAAGTTTTTCTAAAAGGTAAATAGGTCAGGTCAGTTGAGTTATACAAAAGAACGCTGTGATTTTTGTTCTTTTTGtctataaatactaaaattaggATATCTGTCCCTGAAGTATACATTTTGTTAAACTCATACTCATTTGAAAATGGGCAGACTTCCGCTTTAATCTTTTTTccattttcaaaattccaaatatgCAATGTTGAATGGCCGCTTACAATCCCGAAGAGGTATGAATTTATCACAGCAGTGTTGTCATGATTATCTGCAAATGTAGGAGTGATTCTTTTTGTATATTCTGTTTTATTCACTGTTTGTCTGTCAGATTCcgcaacaaaaaataaatgcttAAGAATGCAGCGTTTCTCACTAACTTTTACTTCGTAAACATGTACCAatgaatgtaaaataacaaaaatcatgtttttattacattttatgtgcAATGATTTGTAAGAATTTTGTAGAAAATAGTTTGGTAAATGAATTGGTTCAGTCATGTTTACATAAGGAAATTCACTAACATCTAAAATGTGAATCCTGTCAAAAACTCGTATGAGCATCACATCATTTGAAAAAAACATGTGAGATGACTTAGTTGAAAGATGATTTTGTCGGTTGACAATTGTCATTTTCTCTTCCTTATATTTTCCCTGGATATAGTTATTCCAGAGATGGTTCTCTCTCATAAAGGCCATTCTCCAGTAACTGAGAGGACATATTGTGTTGGCTTCAGTCTCTGGACTGACAAATGGTGGCTCCACCCTGCATGGGGTTGTCCTCAGATATTCTGCCAGCTCCCTGTCACAGTATCTCCTCCACAAGATGTCGTCACCGAAGACTTCTCTCATCTTGCGACTGGAAGCACAACACGCTGCTAGGTCCTTGGCAGACAAATATTGTGTGATCATCTCTATGACATCAATGGGGAAAAGGTGTAGTGGTAATCCGTTGTTCTCTTCTGTCACTGAAGACTCCATTGTGTTCCTGTAAGTAAatccttaaatttattaaagactggatttatatgtttaaaagtagTATAGGATCTAAACGTATATCATACATGTCTATAACATATTCTATtgatcaaatttaatataataaaatgggGCTGTACCATAGCACTATACAGGATTCGTCTGCAAAGTAATGAGACAGGATCTGgtgaaaagaatttattgataagtATTTTACTGTTGGAAGTCTCTAAAATTGTCTTCTTTGGCTTTGGTACACCACTACACTTATACACTTCAATCCTGAatctacaaaacaaataaactcTACGACAAATACTCAAAAACAGCTTTATTCTATGCACAATCCTCCCTGAATCAGTACTTGGACATGACTGCTACCTGATATGATACTTGGCAGACCGAAATTTCACTGCAGCCAGTTTcatcattttacaaacataagtTGAAGAAATATGATACTTACAAATTTTGGCTACTTTGAGGAAACCAAGATTTAAAGGAAGGAGGAAGTCTTCACATGTAACTTCCCCAGTTAAGAACTACCAGTATAACCTATCAGGAGGAAAGATACATAGACAAAACCTGCGACTGTTGATCAAATAGTGTAATcgctattttgaaaaacattaaccTATTTTCAAACATTCTAAGGTTTTTAACTCCTTAGGGAACAAAGGAGCACTAGCACAAAAACAGTTGCTAGGAacaaatctttcaataaaattccAAGAAAATTAGGAGAAATTAATAAGACggaaagtttgaaaaataaaataaagattatttattaagtatatgtATCTTTCTTTATTCATTTGATGAAATTGAGGAAAACAAGTGAACCTGACCTAAAATCACTAGGAAGCTAGAAAGATTTCACTTTTGTCCATGTCTGTCCGCAATATATCCCAAAAACTAGTTGAGGTATAGACTTAAATTGTACATGAATCTCCCTTACTATATGGAACAAGATTGTTGAATAAACTTCCTGAGTATATAAGCAATTAATCTGCTGCATAAAagtgaaaaacaaattaaacaatttttatgttactCAGTGCAAAAATTTACAGATCAATAGTAAAAAACCCTACACAATGGCTGATTGACTACTGTCACAGTTAAGTGAATTGTAGGAGAAGTGAAACAGTGATGTCACAGCCAAGTCACAATTCAACAGTGATACAGTATACCACACTATACGGTGTTAGCACACAGCTGCTTGGTGACTAAACCATTGACCCAGACACCATGTCAGCATTGTCAACACTGACCTACAGCAATTCAGCCAGCTGCTGTACTCATGCTATTGACAGGGCACTTGATTGCCACTTAACCCAGAATTATGTATTTTCACAAATGCAATGGTTTTACTATCTGACATGACAGTTAATTAGCtcatattcataaattatagAATGCACATGTTTATCATTGGCAAAGAATTACAAATGTTACTGTTACATCTGCTTTAATAATCTCAACTGTAGTCTCCTCaatgaatttcaaatattaaatttgtatatcacAATACAATTCTACTCCAcaacctataaaatattttaacactgttaaTCCTAATTGTTTCTCACGATGCTTAGACTACCCTGTGGCATTTGCTACACTGGAGTTATATACCAGTGTATATGCTATTCTGGACCCTGCAATATGTGGTATCATTCCAGATGCCTAAACTGGtctgacaaaaaattaaaaaaaaaaacttatttcagaACAAATTGTATCTTGGGTATGTGACAAGGTATGTAAAAAAGacctgaaaacaaataaaatagatattgaAAATCTTAAACCAAAATACAAAACCTCTCACAATCTGAAAACTTTGAACA from Homalodisca vitripennis isolate AUS2020 chromosome 2, UT_GWSS_2.1, whole genome shotgun sequence encodes the following:
- the LOC124354389 gene encoding uncharacterized protein LOC124354389 isoform X1; protein product: MGILQSSIANLGTTACFVRRLDPGDQLSDVDEVTSEAKMNTMESSVTEENNGLPLHLFPIDVIEMITQYLSAKDLAACCASSRKMREVFGDDILWRRYCDRELAEYLRTTPCRVEPPFVSPETEANTICPLSYWRMAFMRENHLWNNYIQGKYKEEKMTIVNRQNHLSTKSSHMFFSNDVMLIRVFDRIHILDVSEFPYVNMTEPIHLPNYFLQNSYKSLHIKCNKNMIFVILHSLVHVYEVKVSEKRCILKHLFFVAESDRQTVNKTEYTKRITPTFADNHDNTAVINSYLFGIVSGHSTLHIWNFENGKKIKAEVCPFSNEYEFNKMYTSGTDILILVFIDKKNKNHSVLLYNSTDLTYLPFRKTFISDVNCFVIGEFIGIWCMRWMTVYNYKTLVMVFKDKYVDKLRILNDNFIFRQNRALKVLNPKTGVVKIVINKSSSFHILCNKFIQSLYTENLDSWSNEIWEIDEDFKLKRQLKLKLENFAPYYRTSNAARTRLIHVFDKIVHFW
- the LOC124354389 gene encoding uncharacterized protein LOC124354389 isoform X2, which gives rise to MESSVTEENNGLPLHLFPIDVIEMITQYLSAKDLAACCASSRKMREVFGDDILWRRYCDRELAEYLRTTPCRVEPPFVSPETEANTICPLSYWRMAFMRENHLWNNYIQGKYKEEKMTIVNRQNHLSTKSSHMFFSNDVMLIRVFDRIHILDVSEFPYVNMTEPIHLPNYFLQNSYKSLHIKCNKNMIFVILHSLVHVYEVKVSEKRCILKHLFFVAESDRQTVNKTEYTKRITPTFADNHDNTAVINSYLFGIVSGHSTLHIWNFENGKKIKAEVCPFSNEYEFNKMYTSGTDILILVFIDKKNKNHSVLLYNSTDLTYLPFRKTFISDVNCFVIGEFIGIWCMRWMTVYNYKTLVMVFKDKYVDKLRILNDNFIFRQNRALKVLNPKTGVVKIVINKSSSFHILCNKFIQSLYTENLDSWSNEIWEIDEDFKLKRQLKLKLENFAPYYRTSNAARTRLIHVFDKIVHFW